From Candidatus Sphingomonas colombiensis, one genomic window encodes:
- a CDS encoding SDR family oxidoreductase, whose product MERSPTFSSLAGQRLLVVGGSSGIGLAVAQAAASLGGRVTIAGRDADRLTAAIALIGNAAMGTPLDMTDADQIAAFFAANEPFDHVIVTAAAISAGPVRELPIETAYATFASKFWGPYLIAKFARISEEGSLTLISGAAARRPRAGRGPVAAASAAIEALTKVLAAEFAPIRVNCISPGLVDTPMLRAARQRSGQPANPPMTRVGRPEEVAFQILACAVNTYLTGAIIDIDGGLTLA is encoded by the coding sequence ATGGAGCGATCACCAACCTTTTCCAGCCTTGCCGGGCAACGATTGCTGGTAGTTGGGGGCAGCTCGGGGATCGGGCTCGCTGTCGCGCAAGCCGCGGCGTCGCTTGGCGGCCGGGTGACGATCGCCGGGCGCGATGCTGACCGGCTGACCGCTGCCATCGCGCTAATCGGCAATGCGGCGATGGGCACACCATTGGATATGACCGACGCCGATCAGATCGCCGCGTTTTTTGCCGCGAACGAGCCGTTCGATCACGTCATCGTTACCGCAGCCGCGATCAGCGCCGGCCCAGTTCGCGAATTGCCGATTGAAACGGCTTACGCGACCTTCGCCTCCAAATTCTGGGGGCCGTACCTGATCGCGAAATTCGCCCGCATCAGCGAAGAGGGATCATTGACGCTGATCTCCGGTGCCGCCGCTCGCCGGCCGCGCGCCGGCCGGGGACCAGTGGCAGCGGCCAGCGCTGCGATCGAAGCGCTAACCAAGGTGTTGGCTGCCGAATTCGCGCCGATCCGCGTTAATTGCATCTCGCCCGGTCTCGTCGATACCCCGATGCTGCGCGCGGCGCGGCAGAGAAGTGGTCAGCCAGCCAATCCGCCGATGACGCGCGTCGGGCGACCAGAGGAGGTGGCCTTTCAGATATTGGCCTGTGCGGTGAACACATATTTGACCGGGGCCATCATCGATATCGATGGCGGCTTGACGCTGGCTTGA
- a CDS encoding DsbA family protein — MRTTRRFAFLFGVIGLSVGTADAMQASQAERVAAARRTITDDPAVPSLTPKSYDVTIVEYSDYQCPFCRRSQSVLAALLASDGKIRVVYRDWPVLGETSTLAARLATASKYQGKYIAFHDALLQTSGKLDDQTIRAAAEKAGVNWVRLQQDLKTHGAEIDALLDRTRRQAAAMNLRGTPGFLIGPYLIPGALDLATFKKVVAMARANPTGDPANGM, encoded by the coding sequence TTGAGGACAACGCGGCGGTTCGCGTTTCTATTCGGCGTGATCGGACTATCGGTCGGTACGGCCGACGCGATGCAGGCATCGCAGGCAGAGCGCGTGGCTGCGGCGCGCCGGACGATCACCGACGATCCCGCCGTGCCAAGCCTTACCCCGAAAAGTTATGACGTCACGATCGTCGAATATTCCGATTATCAATGCCCATTTTGCCGCCGTTCGCAGTCTGTGCTTGCCGCGCTGCTGGCGAGCGATGGTAAAATCCGGGTGGTCTATCGCGACTGGCCGGTTCTTGGCGAAACCTCGACGCTTGCCGCCCGGCTCGCTACCGCTTCCAAATATCAGGGCAAATACATCGCTTTCCATGACGCGCTGTTGCAGACATCGGGCAAGCTCGACGATCAGACCATTCGCGCGGCGGCCGAAAAGGCGGGCGTGAACTGGGTGCGCTTGCAGCAGGATCTGAAGACCCACGGCGCGGAGATCGACGCATTGCTCGATCGCACGCGGCGGCAGGCGGCGGCGATGAATCTGCGCGGCACGCCGGGCTTTCTGATCGGGCCCTATCTCATTCCCGGCGCGCTCGATCTGGCGACCTTCAAAAAGGTGGTGGCGATGGCGCGTGCGAACCCGACCGGCGATCCGGCGAACGGGATGTAG
- a CDS encoding TlpA disulfide reductase family protein, which translates to MDETIQLGFLALSVDRLIATIAIMVFVTVATLLADALRLRPARISRALVLGIVVSRLVYVLIHRAAYAAEPWSALALWQGGFTLWPGVIAAALVLGWRAAPWRKSAMLAAVPVVVALAWLGAQSLLATPPRPLPSGLQVETMDGKPMRLDELRGRPLVINLWASWCPPCRREMPMVIDVASRSSVPILLVNQGEDAGDIRRFLADHHLAHGAVLRDPAASIGAAIRSPALPATIFVDARGKVRERHIGEISRAALMTEIAKLEGKSS; encoded by the coding sequence ATGGACGAAACCATTCAACTGGGTTTTCTGGCGCTTTCAGTCGATCGTTTGATCGCGACGATCGCGATCATGGTGTTCGTCACCGTGGCGACGCTGCTCGCGGACGCGTTGCGGCTTCGCCCGGCGCGCATCTCGCGGGCGTTGGTGCTCGGTATTGTGGTGTCTCGGCTGGTCTATGTCCTCATCCATCGCGCCGCTTATGCGGCCGAGCCATGGAGCGCGTTGGCGCTGTGGCAGGGCGGCTTTACGCTTTGGCCCGGCGTGATCGCCGCCGCGCTGGTGCTCGGCTGGCGGGCAGCGCCATGGCGCAAATCCGCCATGCTCGCCGCTGTGCCGGTTGTTGTCGCGCTGGCGTGGCTCGGGGCCCAGTCGTTGCTTGCGACCCCGCCGCGGCCGCTGCCATCCGGTTTGCAGGTGGAGACGATGGACGGAAAGCCGATGCGGCTGGATGAGCTGCGTGGCCGTCCCCTAGTGATCAACCTGTGGGCGAGCTGGTGCCCGCCATGCCGGCGCGAGATGCCGATGGTGATTGATGTCGCGTCGCGCTCGTCGGTCCCCATCCTTCTCGTCAATCAGGGAGAGGATGCGGGCGATATTCGGCGCTTCCTTGCCGACCACCACCTTGCGCATGGCGCCGTATTGCGCGATCCTGCCGCCAGCATCGGAGCCGCCATTCGGTCTCCGGCGTTGCCTGCCACCATCTTCGTCGATGCTCGGGGCAAGGTTCGCGAACGCCATATCGGCGAAATTTCGCGTGCCGCGCTGATGACGGAGATCGCCAAGCTTGAGGGGAAATCATCTTGA
- a CDS encoding DsbA family protein — MKPAIKRRDLFSLLALVGVAGGASLWLRQTAPIGRDVSRNHAAQTVLRDEAWPQGGPSDANLTVVVFTDYQCPACRRAEPALREAMERDGQVRIIYRDWPIFGPRSTLAARAALAASYQGKYELFHRALMAEPWVLDDATVRTVAASAGVSVPRLERDLATHRDEITAALARTRRDAFLLGVSGTPGYLIGALLVDGAQSASRFTSAFREARRLQITG, encoded by the coding sequence GTGAAACCGGCAATCAAGCGACGGGATTTGTTCAGCCTTTTGGCGCTGGTAGGGGTCGCCGGCGGTGCCAGTCTGTGGCTGCGGCAGACCGCGCCGATCGGGCGCGACGTCTCGCGCAACCATGCCGCGCAAACCGTGCTGCGCGACGAAGCATGGCCACAGGGCGGGCCGTCCGACGCCAATCTCACGGTGGTGGTTTTCACCGACTATCAATGCCCGGCCTGTCGTCGCGCCGAGCCTGCACTGCGCGAGGCGATGGAGCGGGACGGGCAGGTGCGGATCATCTATCGCGATTGGCCGATATTCGGTCCGCGATCGACGCTTGCCGCTCGTGCGGCGCTGGCGGCCAGCTATCAGGGGAAATATGAGCTATTCCACCGCGCCCTGATGGCGGAACCGTGGGTGCTGGACGATGCGACGGTTCGCACGGTGGCGGCAAGCGCCGGTGTCTCGGTGCCAAGGCTGGAGCGCGATCTCGCTACGCACCGGGACGAAATCACCGCCGCCCTCGCACGCACGCGCCGCGACGCGTTCTTGCTGGGGGTGTCGGGAACGCCGGGCTACCTGATCGGCGCGCTTCTGGTCGACGGCGCGCAGAGCGCATCGCGTTTCACAAGCGCCTTTCGTGAGGCGCGCCGATTGCAAATCACCGGCTGA
- a CDS encoding VacJ family lipoprotein, translated as MRKYRNRRPVILAVAGILAFTNSPAFAQNRCPEGLADDVNCSVDPGRSGDSRQIASVDLAAPMGVQPLALAPPAAAEPSDAETVAPAGDPAAEPSPAAAQAAVHGGETHPRDIVVTGRGEWEAPDPLLGVNLKAFEATQAVDKALIGPIALAYKDAVPKPVRDGVHNFLYNLREPVVFLNFVLQLKIGRALETAGRFAVNTTVGVAGVFDMAKRKPFKWRRRSNGFANTFGFYGIKSGPFLFLPIVGPTTPRDLIGGALDRLLFPFVYGKRITKPEFSVPFAVLGTLDHRAEFDETLHQLHDGQADPYARSRDFYLQRRQNEIDELKGRAPKNSSPMSEAPTAPVTVKERVMEPPAEEEKPASTPERPADTPRDQPN; from the coding sequence ATGCGTAAATACCGAAATCGCCGGCCCGTGATTCTGGCGGTGGCCGGCATTCTGGCGTTTACGAATAGCCCGGCCTTCGCGCAGAATCGTTGTCCCGAAGGCCTTGCGGATGATGTGAATTGTTCGGTCGATCCCGGAAGATCGGGCGATTCGAGACAGATCGCGTCTGTCGATCTCGCTGCTCCCATGGGCGTGCAACCGCTTGCGCTAGCGCCTCCGGCAGCCGCGGAACCAAGCGATGCCGAAACAGTCGCACCGGCCGGCGATCCCGCTGCGGAGCCGTCTCCAGCCGCCGCGCAGGCTGCCGTGCATGGTGGCGAGACCCATCCGCGCGATATCGTCGTCACCGGCCGCGGCGAATGGGAGGCACCCGATCCGCTGCTCGGCGTCAATTTGAAGGCGTTCGAGGCGACGCAGGCGGTCGACAAGGCGCTGATCGGGCCGATTGCGCTGGCCTATAAGGATGCGGTGCCGAAGCCGGTCCGCGATGGCGTGCACAATTTCCTCTACAATCTGCGCGAGCCAGTCGTTTTCCTGAATTTCGTGCTCCAGCTCAAAATCGGGCGCGCGCTTGAGACCGCCGGCCGCTTCGCGGTCAACACCACAGTCGGGGTGGCGGGCGTTTTCGATATGGCGAAGCGCAAGCCTTTCAAATGGCGGCGGCGCAGCAATGGTTTTGCCAATACCTTCGGATTTTATGGCATCAAATCAGGCCCGTTCCTGTTCCTGCCGATCGTTGGCCCGACGACGCCGCGCGACTTGATCGGTGGCGCGCTCGATCGGCTTCTGTTCCCGTTCGTGTATGGCAAGCGGATTACCAAGCCTGAATTCTCGGTGCCGTTCGCCGTATTGGGCACGCTCGATCATCGCGCCGAATTCGATGAGACGCTGCATCAGCTTCACGATGGGCAGGCCGATCCATATGCCCGCTCGCGCGATTTCTATCTGCAGCGGCGCCAGAATGAGATCGACGAGCTGAAGGGGAGGGCGCCGAAGAATTCCAGCCCGATGTCGGAAGCGCCAACCGCTCCGGTGACGGTGAAGGAGCGTGTCATGGAGCCGCCGGCCGAGGAGGAGAAGCCTGCCTCAACCCCGGAGCGGCCAGCCGATACGCCGCGAGACCAACCGAACTGA